GACGGCGCGGACGCGGCGCGTTTTACCAACCGGATTATCGAGCTACTGGAGGAGCCGAGCCTGTTGCTTCTGGAGTGAGAAAACAGAACACCCCATAGGCACCGATTCGATCCGGACATCGGACATCTGGTCGCGTTTTCGTGGATCCGTCCCGGCAGTTCCCATTCTTCGTCGTCGCGGAGTTGCTCGCCGATTGCGATGCGGAACTCGCCCGCTTCATGTTTGTTACTAGAGTGAAGCAGTTATTTGAATTTCGAGTATCACTATCGGTCCTTGAACATCTCCATTACCATTATAATGATTGGAATTGGAGCGTTACAGGTGAAATATTGTACAGGGAGTGTACTGCTCGTTCTCATCTTGGTGATCAGTACCCCATACGTACTGACCACAAACGCCCCAATTGCGGCACTGTGGCTCATACTAGTAGCAGCGGCTCCAGTACTGGTCGCCGAACGGTTCCTCGTTGATAATCGGTCCGTCACTACTCGATACGACACAGTGGTCGTCGCAGGTGCCCTGTTGTCGCTATTCGGATTTCTCGGTTGGGTGGTGGCGTCTGTACCATTATTGATAGTTGGCGGGTTTGCAAGTTTGTTAACAATGCTCACACTTCGAACACAGACATGAGACGTTGTGATTTCAGGTTGTTTTTCGACACGCTTCCGGCCGATATCGTAGGTCGTCGACTCCGGAACCACGGCGTGTGAGCCTGAGACGTCTTACTCCTCGAGACTCGGATGTGTCTCCTGGTCGTCGGGATGGCGCTCGGCGAATCGCTCGCGCATGAGTTCGTTCGCCTCGTCCTCGCACTCGCCCGCCGTCTCGGCGTCGATCTCCTCACAGCCCGGCGGGAGATCACGCCCACGATCGGTGAAGTAGCCCTCAGGGGCGACCCAGTCGTGGTAGAAGGGCCGGTCGTCGTCTTCGAGAAGCGTGACGGCGACTTCCGCGCCGTGGCCGGCACAGACGATCGCCTGGTGGGGTTTTTCGGCGAGTCGACCGGCAGCGTAAAGCCCGTCGACGCCGGTGCGGCCTCGCTCGTCCGTATCGACGAACGTTTTGCCTCGGTCGATGAGCCCGACGCCGTCGATCGATCGGAGATACTCCACCTCGTTTTTCGTCGCAGCGATCACGTACTGGCTGTGGTAGCGGTCCTCCGTATCAGTCTCGACCGCAAAACCGCTCTCGGTGTTCTCGATACTGATGACCGTCGCGTCGAGGAACTCCGCTCCAGCCCCCTCCGCCTGCTCGGTCATCCCGTCGAGCAGTCGGCGGGGGTTCACGCCTGCCGGGAAGCCGGGAAAGTTCTCCAGGTGGGCGTTCCGGCGCAGGAGCGACCCGCCAGCGTCGACAACGAGGGTGTTCAGGCCGTGTCGGGCGGTAAACGTCGCCGCAGTGCGGCCCGCGACGCCCCCACCCACGATTACGACGTCCCGCGAACTGCTCGCCGCCATCTCAGCACGCCTCCGTCATGAACTGTCCCACTCGATCGCACGTCGGTGCAGTCTGCAGGTCGATCCGGTCCATGCCGGATGGCCAACAGGTGCGACCAAAACAGCTTCGGTCGGCACGCCTTCGCGCGGTGAGCCCACAGTTCAGCGTCCATTGCCAGATTAGTCGGAAAACGAGTAGAGACCGCCCTCGACAGCAGCGACGAGTAAGCGATCGCCTACGACAGCCAGATTTGCTGCTGATCCTCCGTCGAAGTTGAGATGCCACTGCAGCGAGGTATCACCCACATCTATCGCGTTGATATCGGAGAGTATCCCTCCCTGACCTGAGGCGATAAATACTGTATTCTCACCACGAACTGGCAGGTGAATCATTTCTCTGCTATCGAGTCCTATTTGTGAGCGTGGTTCGCCCGACGCACGGTCGAACATCCTGAAAGTATCGACACCGGCATAGACGATGTCCCGGCTGAGGCCGATCGAATATGTCGTGAGCGATTCGAGATCCTGTTCCCAAAGCAATTCGTCCCGCTCTATATCCCACGCACGAAGCGTCCGTCCGCTCAAGTATAGTACGCCATCGGCAACGATTACGCCGACTGGACGACTTGCGGAGGGGAGTCGCACTCGTTCCGTTCCGTTGTCTGTATCGAGGACGACGACCGTTCCGAACGTGCTCACAGCGAGGTACGTGCCGTCGGTCGATAAGTGACATATGGTCGGTGAATTTGTAAAGATATCACTCTCGACCGTGGTCTGCCACTGTACGTCACCAGTATTCGTGTCGATCGATCGCACTACTTCGCTACCATCGAGGACGTACATCTCACCGTCCGAAAGGACTGGTGCGAGGAGTTCGCCGTCGGCGTTGACCTTCCACTGCACCCCTCCGTCATCTAGCCTGTAGGCGTTGAGCTGAGTACCGTCCCCACGAACGTAACAGCACTCGGCGTCAAGCGCAACCCCGGCGGGTCCCTCGATATCGGTGCTCCAACGCTGTTCACCGGCGGTAAGATCGAAACATCGGAGTGTGTCATCGCCGCTGACGATCATGATATCATCGTGGATCGCAAACCCCGGTGCTTTGCCATCGCTGGGTTCGATTCCCCATTCGAGTGTGGGCTCACTCTGGGGACCGGTTGCGTTCGGGGAGTGTCCCGTCGTTCCGTGATCGTAGCCGTACATCGGCCAATCGGTCCCCGGCGGTCCAAACGGCGGTGGATCCGGTGGCTCGGGCGACGAAAAGCGTACACAGCCGGCGACACCGCTTGCAAGGCCGATGGCACTGGTTCGGAGCACGTCGCGGCGATGGAAATGAGCTGGGGACATATTTTCTGCCTTTAGTTAGTATCTATTTATGTGGTGGGCCGTTCCCCTGCGTATCCGATCTTCCTTTATTCGAGTGTCCCGGTTCGAACAATTCTATCTTTGTATCGCCCTGGAAGGTGACGCCATCGACAACTCCACTGATGGTCACATTGTGTTTTCCGGGCCCGTAGCCTTCGATAACCTTCTCCCGATCAAATTTGACCTGTACTTTGGTCTCGTCACTCTGACAAATAATTGGATCATTGACAAATCCGTAGCTGTCGTCGTGGATCGCTTGAACCTGCTCCATGGCGACGCTCTGGACAAGCAGTGACTTGCCATCAATTTCCTCTTTAAATCTGATAGTGGCTGTCACAAAATTGCCCTGTGAGGCTGCATTGATTCGCGACGGGGTAACATCCACGTCCACATCGGTGAGAAGCACTTGTTCCGCCTCCTCCCCGGTTTTTGTCTTAACTGATTGTCTCGTCCTGCCGTCTATAATCGGAATTCCGTTCTTTTTTCTGAATGAGAGATCCTTGTCTCGAATAAGCGTTCGTGTGTATGGGATCTCTTCTGGCGGTTCGAATCCTCGTTGTTGTAATTCTTCCTTCAACCGAGACGCACCAATACTAATAGTCACGTCTTTGTTCCCTGGAATGGATATGACTGGGCGTCTTCTGGTCCCAGAAATGCTCGATCCCTCTATCTCTCCGTATCTGTTACCTGTCTCCGGGGCTATTCCTGTCCGCTTGCCATTAGAGGTAACCGCAAGCACACTGATGCCAGGCAACGGATCGTCTGCGTGTGTAATTGCTTCGATATCGTCTGCAAGGTCATCAGCATAGTCGCCCAGTTCTGCAATGACCCTGTTCATATACTGTGCTGTTTCACCGATAAGTGATTCCGGGTTACGCTCAACCGAGACCTTTGGGCTTCCAGATTCGACGGACCGTTCTAGTTCAAATGTCGATACAGTTTCGCCATCTTCGTACTTTTCTCTAGATGTGTTCGCGAGTGATAGAGTCGGTTCCGATTCGTTACCCTGATCAATATAATCAACTGTTACTGTCCCATCTATGTTTATTGGATTCTCGAAATTAAGAACACGCTCAAGATCGGATTCTCTTTTGATACTGAAGCTACTGAATTTGTAAATTGCCACACCATTATTTTCGCTTGGAGATTTCGGAACCATAGTACTATCGCCGTCTTTCCAGGGAATCCACGAGTCACCTCCCTTTCTTGCTTCAAGAATATATGTTGTCAGGTGGAATTTCTCCGGAGAAACGCTGACATCGACATCGATTGGATCTATATCAAAGCGAGCAGAAGCATCAACATCTATCGTAAATTCACCGAATATTGATGTCAAATATTTCGCATCATCCCCAAGGCGTTGTTCTGTTAACGGACTCAGATCAAGTTCACTATCTTCCAAGAGATGGTAATTTCGACTCTGCTCTAACCACCCCTCGCGATTGAAAACATCTCTTTCAATGTAGTTCCCACCAAGTACTTTACAATAGGACATAAATGGGCCGGATCCTTCACCCATTATCCCCCATTCGCCAACGTCGCCGAGATTGGTTCCCTTCATATCATACAGGTCCGGCAACCCTACCTGTTCATCTGGTCCGAGAGTATGTCCTAATTCATGTCTCCATTTGTCCCCGTCTATTTCATCATATGCCGCATCTATGGTACCAGTTGGTGTTTGATACGGAGATATATCCGCATATTGCTCTTCTAGTGTGGCTGCTGAAACACTTACATTGAACCCCCCAAGTGAAAATTCGACGCTCTCTACATCGTCTGATATCAGTCCTCCCCGATAAAACGGTCTACTGAGACGGGCTTCGTTTAGAACGAATGCAGTCGTGTACTCATCGAACTGTACATTCAAGTCTTCAGCAGCCAGGTCAAGTGCATCTTGGACGAATTTAATTGAATTATTTGGCAGATTAGCACTCCCATCGAAATAGACTCCTTCAGGCAAATCAAGTTCCAGCCAACCGTACCCATCATTGACACGTCTCGTAACGAAGTTAAAATCGAAACCGTGAGCACCGTGACTTCCGAGGGAGCTCGCGTAATACTCGCAAACGAACTCGGCTCTCTCTCGTAAGTACTGGTACAGTTCTTCACCAGTTTTGTTCGGGGCGTTCTCGTTTTCACCTGGATGTTTCGGTGGCCTGCTTGAGCCCTCATTATTTCTTTTTGGATGTGCAACGATCGTCGCTACTGTGTCCACTTGCTGGAATACGTAGGTGCTCCAGTTGTCCTGTCTAAAAACCTCGTCCCCGCCGACTTTGATCACTAATCCGGTATCGTATCCGAATCCTTCGAATGGTTCACGAACTCTTACAGATTCGAGTGCGTCACAGTGTAGTTTGACTTCGAATGTGTCTTCTTCGACTCTCGTGATCTCAACGTCCGCAAACAGATTCTCAGTTACACCTCCCTGACGTCGTAGCCAGGGCTTCTGGCCGGGAATATTTGCTTCTATATCATCGACCGTAGCACCGGGAGCGTGTAGCCTTACGCTCGCCTGCACCGGCTGGTCGGGTTCGACACCTGTCGGTGGTCTGGTAATGGTTTCTACTGTTGGCTCCAGGAGTTCGCTATCGTCGCGTTGACCGTTGTAGACCGTGTTTCCTTCGCCATCATCTAGTTCGTACTGTATGAGGCCAGATACAACCTCGCCATCTTCAGGATGAACCGCTTCATCAACGATAACAAAACGGTCGTAATCAACTGTCGTTGAAGAGCCTGAATGACGGCCCATCACT
Above is a genomic segment from Natranaeroarchaeum aerophilus containing:
- a CDS encoding NAD(P)/FAD-dependent oxidoreductase encodes the protein MAASSSRDVVIVGGGVAGRTAATFTARHGLNTLVVDAGGSLLRRNAHLENFPGFPAGVNPRRLLDGMTEQAEGAGAEFLDATVISIENTESGFAVETDTEDRYHSQYVIAATKNEVEYLRSIDGVGLIDRGKTFVDTDERGRTGVDGLYAAGRLAEKPHQAIVCAGHGAEVAVTLLEDDDRPFYHDWVAPEGYFTDRGRDLPPGCEEIDAETAGECEDEANELMRERFAERHPDDQETHPSLEE
- a CDS encoding PQQ-binding-like beta-propeller repeat protein gives rise to the protein MSPAHFHRRDVLRTSAIGLASGVAGCVRFSSPEPPDPPPFGPPGTDWPMYGYDHGTTGHSPNATGPQSEPTLEWGIEPSDGKAPGFAIHDDIMIVSGDDTLRCFDLTAGEQRWSTDIEGPAGVALDAECCYVRGDGTQLNAYRLDDGGVQWKVNADGELLAPVLSDGEMYVLDGSEVVRSIDTNTGDVQWQTTVESDIFTNSPTICHLSTDGTYLAVSTFGTVVVLDTDNGTERVRLPSASRPVGVIVADGVLYLSGRTLRAWDIERDELLWEQDLESLTTYSIGLSRDIVYAGVDTFRMFDRASGEPRSQIGLDSREMIHLPVRGENTVFIASGQGGILSDINAIDVGDTSLQWHLNFDGGSAANLAVVGDRLLVAAVEGGLYSFSD
- a CDS encoding LamG-like jellyroll fold domain-containing protein, with amino-acid sequence MSEKYNKQSKRRSFLKYAGSGVAATLGSTAIPTGAATTEVDDRGDPIESSDSPSTTVSTTVGETTIPAEVPDGTVISESYDWIQDGAPQTNNTYALQLTDKGGVDPNFRPTTDGDLTIDCYWRFDSGSYLAYLFNDFDSTASGFRAFTNGIAGSGLRFRNVFGGSDLVYSSTLQDGKWYNIRLVLDSEAGTFSAYINGEQIGESNYSGTGWTAGDRFRVMGRHSGSSTTVDYDRFVIVDEAVHPEDGEVVSGLIQYELDDGEGNTVYNGQRDDSELLEPTVETITRPPTGVEPDQPVQASVRLHAPGATVDDIEANIPGQKPWLRRQGGVTENLFADVEITRVEEDTFEVKLHCDALESVRVREPFEGFGYDTGLVIKVGGDEVFRQDNWSTYVFQQVDTVATIVAHPKRNNEGSSRPPKHPGENENAPNKTGEELYQYLRERAEFVCEYYASSLGSHGAHGFDFNFVTRRVNDGYGWLELDLPEGVYFDGSANLPNNSIKFVQDALDLAAEDLNVQFDEYTTAFVLNEARLSRPFYRGGLISDDVESVEFSLGGFNVSVSAATLEEQYADISPYQTPTGTIDAAYDEIDGDKWRHELGHTLGPDEQVGLPDLYDMKGTNLGDVGEWGIMGEGSGPFMSYCKVLGGNYIERDVFNREGWLEQSRNYHLLEDSELDLSPLTEQRLGDDAKYLTSIFGEFTIDVDASARFDIDPIDVDVSVSPEKFHLTTYILEARKGGDSWIPWKDGDSTMVPKSPSENNGVAIYKFSSFSIKRESDLERVLNFENPINIDGTVTVDYIDQGNESEPTLSLANTSREKYEDGETVSTFELERSVESGSPKVSVERNPESLIGETAQYMNRVIAELGDYADDLADDIEAITHADDPLPGISVLAVTSNGKRTGIAPETGNRYGEIEGSSISGTRRRPVISIPGNKDVTISIGASRLKEELQQRGFEPPEEIPYTRTLIRDKDLSFRKKNGIPIIDGRTRQSVKTKTGEEAEQVLLTDVDVDVTPSRINAASQGNFVTATIRFKEEIDGKSLLVQSVAMEQVQAIHDDSYGFVNDPIICQSDETKVQVKFDREKVIEGYGPGKHNVTISGVVDGVTFQGDTKIELFEPGHSNKGRSDTQGNGPPHK